TAACCTGAAAGTTGCAAcatctcaaaataaaaaataaaatactaattgAAATAAAGAGTAATTTCTTTTAGCAAATTATTTGGTTTTAACCCAACTGTGCCGTCTTTCAAAATGAATGAACAACTTAACGGAGGGCTTGGATGGTAAACACCTCATCCTCtttaaggttataacttataagtttgAGTCACCAACAAAGTAAAAAAGGGTGCACTTTCAACTAAAGATTGCGAGTTTGAATCATCACGGGAGCTAAAAAGGGTGGAGCTTCTAGGGTggataaaagtaataataaaatttttgaagaactttatAAAACTTAGGGAAAATGATtcgaaatatatttgaattttaattgaaattgcGGTAACAATTCTAAATTTTGGACAATATTTATTATCTTGTAtaatttaatagtgtatttttaaaatatatagatatttagtagacatcataaatattgcatcattgtAAATAGTAACTTGTCAAGCTGGAcatttatatatctttaaaatatgctactctattaaatagtgcatgaGTAATAGCTCCtgctcaaaatttgaaattgcaATTTTGATGAAAGTTTggatatattttaaactttttttctttaaaacttatTAGGAACAGGAAATGTAAGGGGCTAGTGAAAATTCTTTCACTCAACAAAAAGACAATTAGTGActtaacatatttttcttttttcttttacaaatattaccgcaaaaatattgaatgacaattaaaagttggtatcattatattaaatttttgtttaaaatatttaacacaATTATGCTATATTGCTGTTAAATCTGGTAGTGTTTGCCCCTGCATGGGACTATAAATATTcggaacaaaaaaaaaggatattCTGGAATTGAAAAATACCACCGCGCTTGGTGAGCATATATCCATTAGTGAAATGATCGAAACGAATAATAATTGAAgataaattaaaccataaaaaTCAATTCTTGACACACaaaattgtttaatttcatCTATTTTACATCAGATCCCTTGGTTTTCATCGTCGATTCCAATTATTTCAGTATAATTCTCATGGAGGCTGATACAACTATTATGCAGCAGGTACAAATCAGTGAAGCAGTATTGGAGAAACATGTTTACTCTGTTTGGGCTCTGCCGAGGGAGGATGTGAGAGTTagggtcaaaaagttgatggaGGGTCTCCGATCGGAGTTTGGTGGGCCCCAGTTTGAACCTCACGTGACCGTCATCGGAGCTATTCGATTGACGGAGGCCGAGGCACGTGACAGGTTCAAAAAAGCTTGTGAGACAGTGAAAGCTTATAGTGCTACAGTGGAGAAGATAGATACTGGCACTTTCTATTATCAGTGTGTTTACCTTTTGCTTCATCCAACCACTGAGGTAAAATTTTGCAACTTCTTGACTGGTTTTAGGTTTTTATTGGTTGATTTTGTACTGTTCTTGGTAATTTCAAATACctagtttttattttcaaaaagtgaaattaagaaaaatgtttGTATTTTGACCTGGTTTGATGAGCAATGTTATGTTTTTTCAGCTTGTGTGCTGGTAATTTGTTCAATGGCTTGTTAAATATTTGATGTCGAAAATGGTTGATCTTTTGGCTAATGGGAGCTTAAACAAAGAATACAAGGAAATGGGGAATTTAGCAATCAACAATGTGGATTATTTAGTAAGATAACGTACTGAAATGTATCTAATCGTAATGTTTATAATTGCATAGACATTTGGAATGTCAATAGGGCTGCCTAGAGTCACTAGAATGACGGAAGTTAGTGCATAAGAAATGAAAAGCCATGGCTTCGGATGTGTAAAGCTCTGAACTTTTCCTTTAAGAAGAAAGATCAGAACTTGTAGTTGAACGTACGAACTGGGGTGCTAGTCCTATTAAAATCTACTTAAAACGTCAGTCGTATGATCATGAAGCAATTTTCTACCTTCTGGTCTCGTATTCATATATGGTATTTATATGTGCTTAATCTAGTATATGAAAATTGCTAGTTGGATTGAGTGTTCATTGTCTACACTTGCTATCGCCTGGATAGAAATCAATTGTACACACAGGGTATTAGTGCACGGGTTTGGAGCAATAGAGGTCAAATACATTAGTGTAACTGAAAGCATTTCTTTTGAGATGGTATGataatactataaattgcaGTGGCCAAAACAGAATACATTTCCATATTGGTAGCTTTCTTTTCCGATTTCTTCACCCTTTGTTGTGAAAACACCCTGATTATGTAGTGAAAGCTTTTGCTTAAAGGACAGAATAAAGAGAGAAGAAAGTGAGGAAGTATACATGATATAATAACGGAGATTAGACTGTTcttcattaaaaatataaagCATTAGCGATATGAGATTCAATTTTCATTGGCACTAAGCCTAAGCTTGGCATCTAGACAAATGAAGAGAACTGGAAAGTTGCAAAAACCACCTTCTCTGTTTGTTCTGTATAGGAAAGGAGGCAGATGAAAGAACCAAATCACTTTCCCTTGAGCCTACATATTTACTTCCCTGAGAAAGATAAGCTGAAAAAGTTTCGGTCACATCCTTATTTTCTCACCCAGAACAAACAAAGGAAGTGTAATGAAAGGTAAGTTTGTGTGTTAGAAATGATAGCAAAGTATGAGGAGAGACTGAAACATGGAAGTGTAATGAAACTTTTCCTTAAGAGATGCCAAAGGCATACATTTTTGTCACATTCCCTAGGAAATGAAGGCAAGTCGACTAAAAATGTCCGTGTAGAGTTTCTAAATTGGAAGCAATGCCTGAGAAGGCAGTCAAACAGGCTTTGAGACTCATTCAAAGTGAGATGGGCTCTAAATTCCCTGAGTCAGTTATGTAGAGAAAAGTATCATTGGGCTAATGCTTAGTGGTCTATAGCCTTGTGCACGCTTTAAGTTTGAAGTGTTAGCTCTATACCCTTGAACACCCTATACATGCTTTTCACCTTTGATTTTCATCCTTGAGAATcctcctttttcattttctttcaattagTTGGGTATTACTTATATACGGTAATGTCTTCTCTTTTcctgaaattcaaaatttggtGACAAGTATGCTGTCATGTACATATATCATTATGTCTAGATACTTCAatttatttcatacatttttttGGGTGGAGAAGCAGTCTTTTTCACCATGCTAtgttgatttaaaaaataagttcagaAGCAATCTTATGCTTTACAATGTTCCGTTTGTGTACAAATTTTGGTGCAATTGCTGACATCAGTGACCTGATATCTGTTCTCCTCTTCCAGGTTGTGGAAGCAAGTGCTCTCTGCTGCAGTCACTTTGGTTACAACAGATCAGGATGTAAGATAAACATTCGTTCTTTAGATTTTGTGCCCATTCAGCTTCTATAGTCACAAAAAGTGTATTTCCCTTTGTTATCTTTTTTTgagtacaacaacaactacagCTATGCCTCAGCCCAAAACAAGTTGTGGATTATCTTTTCCTAGATGCCTTCTTGAATCATAGAACTTACAATATGGAGACAACACTCATCCCTTTTTAATTTCACCAAAGATTGCACTGTACAACTCAGTAATCTTACGCACACAGATTTTGAACTTCCTAAGTAGTAACAAAAAAAGCTCCCCCTGCTTTCTATTTCCCTCCTCAATTTGCTTACAGTCCTTCACTTCTGTAGTAAAGCCGTCTTTCGAGCTCTCCTTCCCACCTTATTTTCTGCCTCCTTGCCCCACTCTCCATCATATTCCCCACCCCGTGAATGAACTGCTTTAGCTTTAAGATAGCAGAAGGAAGCTCATTGGATATTTAACAGAGAGAACATGTCAAATACTAAAACCATAATTCAAAAACACCGATGCTAGTCTACCATTTGTGTCCACTTCTTAAAAACGCTGATTCTTAAGGGTTCTAGCACATCAGTTTTTGAGTTTGGTAATTTCTGAAGAAGTTATTCACTCCTGCCTTGCCCCCTTCTTTGGTTTTCTTTCAACATTTGTTTTTGCCTAACAGTGTCATATGGGCTAGATTTTCTGTGGCTGATATCTTACTTTCGTGATCGTGCAGCATATATGCCACATTTGAGCCTTCTTTACGGAGATTTAACcgatgaagaaaagaagaaagctCAAGAAAAGGCTTATATCCTTGACGAGGGCATTTCGAGCTTGAGCTTCCCGATATCTCATCTTGCATTGTGTAAAACAGACACTGAAGACAAAAGCTGCAAATCATGGGAGACGGTGGAGGAGTGCTCTCTTCAGCCCTAAGTAGCATGCTAAAAGCTAATAACTTGTTGGCCATGAGCCAAATCTCATCTTGTTTACATTTTTACCTTACACACCTTGAACTGCAGCTGCAAGGTTGAACTTTGCTAGACTTGTACTATTACTCTTTTTATGTGCCATAAATAAAAACCTTTAGTACTATTGGCCTTTCCTTTATATGCTTTTAACTAGAACAGGCAAAACAGAGGGGCAACAACATAACAAACTCAGTATAATCTCATAGGTGGAGTCGGagaagaataaaatatacacaACAGACTTTACCCTATCTCATGGAGGTAAAAGGATCGTTTCTACAAGATGTAATAAATATTAGAAGAAGCATTACATAACATTCAACAAAATAATGTGattatcaaaatccaaaaaataataacacaaaaaccaaaactcAAGAAACAATCAGTAATAATTGCAAGACAAAGAAACTATGTTGAGTACTAAAGGAGAAACAGGTAAGGGGCACTAAACTATCACCAAGCCTATACAGCTAGAAAGCGAGACAATCATGCTTAACTACCAATACTAGTCGTCTACTCTAATCCGCGACAAACATATTCAAAGAACATTTAAGATTCTTCAACACTTAACATCTGATTTTTTATTCAAGAAGTCTCCAACAATTCCCACTTGCTAGTGGTACATTGAACAGTGGGAATAAGTTAAAATACACGCAGTTTTAGGAAATCGAAATGTAattggattattattttttggtcaaTTTTGATGAAGAAACATTTTTAGCATACACATTCTTTTTACAAATTACTCTTTCGTATTATTAGTGAAAGAAATATGTAACAGAGACATGTAATTTATAAGATAagacttgaaaaaaatatttttcatgaaaaaacaaaataattatattttccttaatAGACGTAGATAGATAAGTAATGAAAGTCAAATCGAAGGTAATTAAgtgaacaatatatatatataaaaactataaagaaaagaatagtTCTTCAAGTTCAACTTGTACAACTGCAAATAGTCATGCTAATAATTAAATGCATGTGAATTATTAAAATGGCTTTTAAGCTTAGTTATGACTTTATGATATGGATGAATATTAGTTAGccattgattttttctttaatgtcAACTTGATTTTTATTCAACCTGACCAGCTAGAAAACAAGACGGTATATACCTTCAATAAACTTTTTGttgaaatattcaaaattatGTAGGTGAATAAGAATAACTGCATATACGAATATACCAAGGATACcgtacaataattaaaaaaaacaaatactcCTAGAGCCATCGTATAtgataaggataaaatagaaacTGCAAAACTGGGACCACCTGAAATATAAAAGAGATGTGTATTAACTAGTAAGCATGGTCAATCATCCAAATCTACTCTTTGTcgtaagaaaatataaattgataagattatctcaaattaaaaaaacattataaaatgAGAATAGATAATAATAACATAGTCGATATATATTACAAATGGACATGGttgattttcattttgaatataaatatcgtgttttcttttactattttcgtttcaatttatgttaCATGTGGTATCTGTTTgaaggacaatttttttaattcaaattgcaaatgattatattaattttcactTATTCAAACAGTAAGGTCCAAATTTCAAAATTGGGGGTTAGAATTTGCAAGGGCAGTAGAGCGCGTGGGGTATGgaacaaataatatattatgtcaCAGTCATTAATTTGGCTGCCAATGAGTTGTAAAATAAAGTTGCACTTTGTTATTGTATGTTGTGCCAactcaaacatcaaaataacGTGTCTTTATGGTCTGACGTTCGAATTGTAACACTAACGTACTCCAATTGAGTTCAAGCTTTACATTTTGTTCGATTGGtgttaaaaaagaattttaaaaaattgtatattgATGATTAATAAAATGAGTGATCTCTGTATAAAATTTGGATAATACTTTTCTTTGTGTTAGATTTTAAAATGTAAGTTAGGTTCAAGATCTAGTTTTACATGGTATTAGAATGCAAGCGTCAAAACTATTTATATTCATAAAAATTATGGTTCCAAGGATCTGTTATGAACAAGATCCTAATTTGTGAAAGTGAGGAAACTATTAGAGGACTAAATTATCTAATAAAAAGACCTTGTGAAGTGCACGAAATAAAAAGTgctaagaaaaatataaagagaactcttttactccctccgtccacaattatttggcaggtatactaaaaatagatgtccaagattaattgtcaatttaaacaatcaagaaataattagtcacttttttccaattctgcccttaatgatagtgtagttcaattgaaaagttatgtggacttttggtattcttggtatagtagggttatattagtaaaattacacattgtattaaattttccttgaggaGTGTGCATAaccttaccctgacaaacaattgtggacggagggagtatatcaTTGCtgaaagtatttcaaaagtAAATACGTATGACATAAGATAAagtaaacaaaaagaaagtgcACCCTTGACGTGGATTCCCGTGCCAttcatctaaaaataaaataaattaggtTAATTTTAAAGTTCAAGTCCACAAGTTTTATTTAgattaatttttaagttttttcttcttaaatcaTATAGTCTCTCTGTTTTAATTTAGTTATGATCTTTTAAAGCACTCCTAATTGATAGACTCTTATTTCCAACTAGAACTAATATAACTAAAGCAAATTAATTACTAAAGCAATACAAATCCATAGCGTAAGGCATGACTAGTTTGACTTAGTATTTAAGTAAATCCATAAAAACAAGTTATGATGAGTTCACTAGAAATTCAAGTATTATCCCATTAAATTTGTGGGTTAATTTAACTTAAGATCATGTTGAGTTGTGGTCAAagcatttctttattttgttttgaagcAACCAAAGAAATGGTCAATATTATGGCAATCTAATTCAAGGCAACAAACACTTTCAAGTTTAAATAATCAAGAACGCAAGTtgattaattacttaattataaaatGTAAAGAGCCATATAATACATACTACATGTAACTTCATTCCATGTTTTAATCAAGTTTCAGTCATGTGACAGGAggataaaataagaaaacataAAGATGACACcgtttttaaaagaaaataatatataaattactaactttttgaaaagtataaatattaATTGCTATCCCTTTTT
The Solanum stenotomum isolate F172 chromosome 12, ASM1918654v1, whole genome shotgun sequence DNA segment above includes these coding regions:
- the LOC125848526 gene encoding cyclic phosphodiesterase-like, yielding MEADTTIMQQVQISEAVLEKHVYSVWALPREDVRVRVKKLMEGLRSEFGGPQFEPHVTVIGAIRLTEAEARDRFKKACETVKAYSATVEKIDTGTFYYQCVYLLLHPTTEVVEASALCCSHFGYNRSGSYMPHLSLLYGDLTDEEKKKAQEKAYILDEGISSLSFPISHLALCKTDTEDKSCKSWETVEECSLQP